The genomic interval ACACCGGCCAAACCCCCGCCCAAATCGTCGCCGCCGCCAAAAAGTTCAAGGGCTAAACGCGATCCGGATCGTTTGAGGGGTTGACCCCTGAGGTTGCCGGTTGTCCTCCCTGGATGCGAGGTGTCAACCAGCCATCTCGGGGGTCAACCCCTCAGACGGCCGAGCGGATCAGGTGAGGCCGGCTACGCCGCGGGGGAGGAAGCGGGTGCCGTTGATCTTTTCGGAGATGCCGGTGCGGTCGAGGTACGGGGTGATGCCGCCCAGGTGGAAGGGCCAGCCGGCGCCCAGGAGGAGGCACAGGTCGATGTCCTGCGCTTCGGCGACCACGCCCTCGTCGAGCATGATCTTGATTTCCTCGGCCAGCGCGGTCAGCACGCGGTTGCGGAGTTCGTCGGCGGTGGACGGCTTGTCGCCGACCGTCACCAGCGCCTCGACCTCCGGATCCACGACCGGCTTGCCCTCCGGCCACAGGTAGAACGAACTCTTGCCCGCGGCAACAACCTTCGCCAGGTTCTCCGAGACCGCGAACCGCTCCGGATAGGCCCGGTTCATCGTCTCCGCGACGTGCAGCGCGACCGGCAGGCCGACCAGTTGCAGCAGCACGAACGGCGGCATCGGCAGACCCAAGGCCGACAACGCCTTGTCGGCAAAGGGAATCGGCGTACCTTCGTCCACCGCCGCGCTGACCTCGCCGAGGAACCGCGTCAGCAGCCGGTTCACCACGAACGCCGGCGCGTCCTTCACCAGCACACACGACTTCTTGAGCGTCTTGCCGACCGCGAACGCGGTCGCCAGCGAGGCGTCGTCGGTCTTGTCCGCCCGGATGATCTCCAGCAGCGGCAGCACCGCGACCGGGTTGAAGAAGTGGAACCCGAGGACCCGTTCCGGGTGCTCCAGGTCCGCGGCCATCTCGGTCACCGACAACGACGAGGTGTTGGTCGCCAGCACGGCGTCCGGCCGGATGATCTTCTCCAGGTCGGCGAAGATCGTCTTCTTCAGCTGCAGCTCCTCGAACACGGCCTCGATCACGAAGTCGGCGTCCGCGAACACTGCCCTGTCCACCGACCCGGTGACGAGCGCCTTCAGCTGGTTCGCCTTGTCGGGGCGCACCCGGCCCTTCGCGAGCAGCTTGTCGATCTCACCGTGCACGTACCCGACGCCACGGTCCACCCGCTCCTGGTCCAGGTCCGTCAGCACCACCGGTACTTCGAGGCGCCGCGCGAACAGCAACGCCAGCTGACCCGCCATCAGACCCGCACCGACGACACCGACCTTGGTCACCGGCCGCGCCAGCGACTTGTCCGGCGCCCCGGCCGGCCGCTTGGCTCGCTTGTTCACCAGGTCGAACGCGTAGAGCCCGCTCCGCAGCTCCTCGCTCATGATCAGGTCGGCCAGCGCCTCGTCCTCGGCCGCGAACCCACGGTCCCGATCGTTGTCGCGAGCCGCCGCGATCAGCTCGAGCGCCCGGTACGGCGCCGGCGCCGCCCCACTGACCTTGAGATCGGCAAAAGCCTTGCCCCGGGCAACCGCCGCGTCCCACGCGTCGCCACGGTCGATCGAAGCGCGCTCGACCACCACGGAGCCCGTCAGCACCTTCGATGCCCACAGCAGCGACTGCTCCAGGAAGTCCGCCGAGTCCAGCAGTACGTCGCCGATGCCGAACTTCACCGCCTCCGGCCCGCTGAGCATCTTGTTCTGGTTCAGGGCGTTCTCGACGACGACCTTGACGGCGTTGTCCGCGCCGATCAGGTTCGGCAGCAGGAAGTTGCCGCCCCAGCCCGGGATCAGCCCGAGGAAGACCTCGGGCGTCGAGAGCATGCCCGCGGCGACCGAGACGGTGCGGTAGGAAGCGTGCAGCGCGACCTCGAGCCCACCGCCGAGCGCCACCCCGTTGACGAACGCGAACGACGGCTTGCCACCGTCGACCAGCTTCCGCATCACACCGTGCCCGATCTTGCCGAGCGCCAGCGCCTGCTCCCGATCGGTCAGCTTCGGTACGCCGGTCAGGTCGGCGCCCGCGGCCAGGATGAACGGCTTGCCGGTGACACCGATCGCGACGATCTCATCGCGGGCCAGCGCCGCGTCCAGAGCCTCGTTCAGCGACCCGAGACCCTTGGGCCCGAAGGTGTTCGGCTTGGTGTGGTCGTGCCCGTTGTCCAGCGTGATGAGCGCCATCACGCCGGCCTTGCCCGGAAGTACGACGTCCCGGGAGTGCGCGAGCGTGACGACCTCGTCGGTCGACAGCGCCGACGCGGAGTCGATCAATTCCTGCAGGCTCACTTCTGACCCTCCCAGTTGGGGTTCTCCCAGATGACCGTTCCGCCCATGCCGAGGCCGACGCACATGGTGGTGAGGCCGTAGCGGACCTCGGGGCGCTGCTCGAACTGCTTGGC from Kribbella sp. NBC_00709 carries:
- a CDS encoding 3-hydroxyacyl-CoA dehydrogenase NAD-binding domain-containing protein, which codes for MSLQELIDSASALSTDEVVTLAHSRDVVLPGKAGVMALITLDNGHDHTKPNTFGPKGLGSLNEALDAALARDEIVAIGVTGKPFILAAGADLTGVPKLTDREQALALGKIGHGVMRKLVDGGKPSFAFVNGVALGGGLEVALHASYRTVSVAAGMLSTPEVFLGLIPGWGGNFLLPNLIGADNAVKVVVENALNQNKMLSGPEAVKFGIGDVLLDSADFLEQSLLWASKVLTGSVVVERASIDRGDAWDAAVARGKAFADLKVSGAAPAPYRALELIAAARDNDRDRGFAAEDEALADLIMSEELRSGLYAFDLVNKRAKRPAGAPDKSLARPVTKVGVVGAGLMAGQLALLFARRLEVPVVLTDLDQERVDRGVGYVHGEIDKLLAKGRVRPDKANQLKALVTGSVDRAVFADADFVIEAVFEELQLKKTIFADLEKIIRPDAVLATNTSSLSVTEMAADLEHPERVLGFHFFNPVAVLPLLEIIRADKTDDASLATAFAVGKTLKKSCVLVKDAPAFVVNRLLTRFLGEVSAAVDEGTPIPFADKALSALGLPMPPFVLLQLVGLPVALHVAETMNRAYPERFAVSENLAKVVAAGKSSFYLWPEGKPVVDPEVEALVTVGDKPSTADELRNRVLTALAEEIKIMLDEGVVAEAQDIDLCLLLGAGWPFHLGGITPYLDRTGISEKINGTRFLPRGVAGLT